In Phenylobacterium hankyongense, the sequence GCAGCCGCACGCTCAGCGAGCCGCCGAGCGCGTTCAGGCCGAACACCGGATTGGAGCCCTCCAGGGTCAGGGCGCGGATCGCCGCCTCCGGGATCAGGTCCCAGTTCACGGTGTCGCCGAACGGCTGGTTGAAACGCACGCCGTCGACGTAGACGGCCACGCCCTGGGCGGAGCCCTGCAGGGGCGAGGCCTCGAACCCGCGGTAGACGAGGTTGGGCTGGTAGGGATTGGCCTGGGCGTCGCTCAAGGCCACGCCGGGCGCGCGGCGTTCCAGCGCCTGCAGCAGCGCGGAGCCCTGCCCCGGCTGCAGGTCGGCGGCGTCGAGGGTCACCGCCGCGGCCGGGATTTCGTCGCGCTCGGCCTGGGCTTCCGACAGCGGCGAGCGGGCGACGACGGTCACGCCGCTGAGCTGCGCCGGCGCCTCTTCGGCCCGCGCCGGCGCGCGCCCGCCCAGGACGCCGATGGCGGCGCCGGCGAGCAGGAAGGTGAGGATTTTCATGCGGCCGGCACGCTAGTGGAACCGCCCGGCGAGGCCTAGCCGGGGTCTAGGCGCCGGGCAGGTTTTCCAGCTTCGGGCGCGAGGTGAGCTGTTCGCCGGTGATCTCGTAGTGGACGATCTCGGCGATGTTGGTGGCGTGGTCGCCGATCCGCTCCAGGTTCTTGGCCACGAACAGCAGGTGGGCGCAGGCGGTGATCGTCCGCGGATCGCCCATCATGTAGGTCAGGAGCTCGCGGAACAGGCTCTCGTAGTGCTCGTCCACCTCGCGGTCGCGGGACCAGACCTCCGAGGCCAGCACCAGGTCGTCGCGGGAGTGGGCGTCGAGGGAGTCGTGCAGGCGGCGCAGCACCAGGCGACCCATCCGTTCGATCGGCCGCATCAGCGGCGCCATCGGCTCCGCCTCGCCGAGGATCAGGGCGCGCTTGGCGATGTTCTTGGCGAGGTCGCCGCAACGCTCGAGGTTGGAGGCCATCTTCAGGGCCGCCAGGGTGCGCCGAAGGTCGATGGCCACCGGCTGGCGGAGCGCCATCAGCTGGGTGGCGCGCTCCTCGATCTCCAGCTCCAGGTCGTCGAGCTTGCGGTCGCGCTCCACCACCTCCGCGGCGAGCTGCGGGTCGCGCTTGATCAGCGCGGTGAGCGCGTCGGAGACCTCGGCCTCGGCCAGGCCCCCCAGGCGGGTGACCTCGGCCTTGATCGCCGCCAGTTCCTGGTCGAACGCCCTGACTGTGTGCTCCATGGCGCGCTCCTCAGCCGAACCGGCCGGTGATGTAGTCGGAGGTCCGGGCGGTCACCGGACGGGTGAACAGCGAGCTGGTCGGCCCGAATTCCACCAGTTCGCCCAGGTACATGAAGCCCGTGTAGTCGCTGACCCGCGCCGCCTGGCCGAGGTTGTGGGTGACGACGACGATGGTGTGGTCGGTTTTCAGCTGGCTCAGCGTCTCCTCCAGCCGGGCGCTGGAGATCGGGTCGAGCGCCGAGGTGGGCTCGTCGAGCAGCAGCACCTCGGGCCGGACCGCCACGGCGCGGGCCACGCACAGCCGCTGCTGCTGGCCGCCGGAGAGGCCGAGGCCGGGCCCCTTGAGGTTGTCCTTCACCTCGTCCCAGAGGGCGGAGCGGCGCAGGGATTCCTCGACCCGCGCGTCCATCTCCGGCTTGGAGAGGCTCTCGTACAGCCGCACGCCGAACGCGACGTTGTCGTACACCGACATCGGGAACGGGGTGGGCTTCTGGAACACCATGCCGATCCGCGAGCGGAGCTGCGCCAGGTTCACCCGCGGCTTGAGGATGTTCTCCCCGTCCATCAGGATCTCGCCGGTCGCCTTCTGGCCCGGATAGAGCTCGTACATCCGGTTCAGCGTCCGCAGCAGGGTGGACTTGCCGCAGCCGGAGGGGCCGATCAGGGCGGTGACCTTGTTGCGCGCGAACGGGATCGAGACCGACTTCAGGACCCGGCTGTCGCCGTAATGGAAGTCGAGATCGCGCGTCTCCAGCTTCACCTCGGAGCCCGGCAGCGTGGCGATGCTGGTTTCGAAGCCGTCGGCGGTCAGGGTGTTCATGAGCGGCGAGGCTCCTTGGCGATGGCGCGCGACAGCACGGTGACGCCCAGCACGGTGGCGGCGATCAGCAGCGCCCCCGCCCAGGCCAGACGGCGCCAGTCATCATAGGCGCTCAGCGCGTAGTTGAAGATCACCACCGGCAGGTTGGCGGTGGGCTGGGTGAGGTTCAGGCTGAAGAACTGGTTGTTTAGCGCGGTGAACAGCAGCGGCGCGGTCTCGCCGCTGATGCGGGCGAAGGCCAGCAGGGCGCCGGTTAGGATGCCGCTGCCCGCCGAGCGCCAGAGCACCTGGCGGATGACCAGCGACAGCGGCGCGCCGAGCGCCACGCCCGCCTCGCGCAGGGTGGCGGCCTGCAGGGCCAGCACGTCCTCGGTGGTGCGGGTGATCACCGGCGCGGCCAGCAGCGCCAGGGCCACCGAGCCGGCCAGGCCGGAGAAGCCCTTGAACGGCGCGACGAGCACCTCGTAGACGAACAGGCCGACCAGGATCGAGGGCGCCGAGAGCAGCACGTCGTTGATGAACCGCACCAGGCTGCCGTAGCGGCTGCCCTTGGCGTATTCGGCCAGCCAGGTGCCGGCCAGCACGCCGATGACCAGGGCGATGGCCATGGCCAGCACGCACATCATGATTGAGCCGGCGATGGCGTTGGCCAGCCCGCCCCTCGACCCCGGCGCGGGGGTGGAGCGGATGAAGACGTCGAGGTTCAGCCCGCCGAGCCCCTGCTTCAGCAGCGACCACAGGATGGCGGCCAGCGCCGCCAGGGCGACGACGGTGACCAGCACGCAGAAGGCGGAGAAGACGGCGTTGGTCAGCCGCCGCCGGACCAGCCGGCCGGGCTCCCTGCGGATCGGGGCGACGCTCACAGCCGGCTCTCCTGGCGGCGCAGCAGCAGGCGGGCCAGCGCCAGCACGGTGAAGGTGATCACGAACAGCACCAGCCCGAGCGCGATCAGGGCCGAGGTGTGGACCGGGCTGGTGGCCTCGGTGAATTCGTTGGCGATGGTCGAGGCGATCGTCGAGCCGCTGTCGAACAGCGACTTCGGGAAGCCGTGCGCATTGCCGATGATGAAGGTCACCGCCATGGTCTCGCCCAGCGCCCGGCCGAGGCCCAGCATCACCGCGCCGATGGCGCCGCCGCGGACGTAGGGCAGGGTCACGGACATCACCACCTCGGCGGTGGTCGCGCCCAGGCCATAGGCGCTCTCGCGCACCGCCGCCGGCACCGTCAGCAAGAGCTCGCGCAGGGTGGCGGCCATGAACGGCAGGATCATGATCGCCAGGATGATCGAGGCCGACAGGATGCCGGAGCCGTTGGGGACGCCGACGGTGAGCTTCTCCAGCAGCGAGCCGGGCTTGGCGGCCATCATCAGCGGCAGCTGCACAAATTTGGAGAACATCGGGGCGAACACGAACAGGCCCCACATGCCGTAGACGATCGAGGGAATGCCGGCGAGCAGCTCGACGGCGGTGCCGATCGGCCGCCGCAGCGGCGCCGGGCAGAGCTCGGTCAGGAAGAAGGCCACCCCGCCGGCCACCGGCAGCGCCAGCGCCAGCGCCAGGGCGGAGGTGACGAGGGTGCCGACCACCGGGCCCGCCGCGCCGTAGACGTCGGTCACCGGGTTCCAGGCCGAGGTGGTGAAGAAGCCGAACCCGAAGCGGCGCAGCGCCGGCCAGCCGCCAATCAGCAGCGCCACCAGGAGTCCGCCGAGCGCCGCCAGCAGCGCCGTCGCCGCGGCGAAGCACAGGCCTTCGAAGACCTTGGCGATCGTCGCGCCGCGCGGCTGCGCGCGGCGGGTGGCGCTGGGACTGGAAACGACGGCGGTCATCTGGCTCAGGGGGCGACGTAGACGGGTTTGCCGTCCGGGCCGGTGACGGCGGACCAGCTCTGGCGGACACGGGCCTTCAGGTCGGCCGGCAGCGGCACATAGTCGAGGGACTGCGCCGTGGCGTCGCCCTTGGCATAGGCCCAGTCGAAGAACTTCAGCACCGATTGGCCCTTAGCCGGATCGGCCTGCTTGGCGTGCAACAGGATGAAGGTCGCCCCGGTGATCGGCCAGGCGTTCTGGCCCGGCTGGTTGAGCAGCAGCAGGTAGAAGCCCGGGGCCTTGCTCCAGTCCGCGCCCGCCGCGGCCGCCGCGAAGCTGTCGGCGGCGGGGATGACGAAGGCGCCGGCGGCGTTCTGCATCAGGGCATAGGTCATGTCGTTCTGCTTGGCGTAGGCGTACTCGACATAGCCGATCGCGCCCGGCGTCTGCTTCACGAAGGCGGCGACGCCGTCGTTGCCCTTGCCGCCGAGGCCGGTGGGCCAGGCCACCGAGTCGCTCGCGCCCACCGTCCACTGCGGCGCGACCTGCGTCAGGTAGCTGGTGAACAGGAAGCTGGTGCCCGAGCCGTCGGAGCGGTGCACGACGGTGATCGCCAGGTTGGGCAGCTTGACGCCGGGATTGACCGCGGCGACGGCCGGATCGCTCCACTTGGCGACCTTGCCCAGGTAGATGTCGGCCAGCAGCGGGCCGGTCAGCTTCAGCTGGCCCTTGGCCACGCCCGGCAGGTTGGCCACCGGGACCACCCCGCCCATCACCGTGGGAAACTGCACCAGGCCGGCCTGCGTCAGCTCATCGGCCTTCAGCGGCTTGTCGGTGGCGCCGAACGCCACGGTGCCGGCCTTGATCTGCTTGATGCCGCCGCCGGAGCCGATGGCCTGGTAGTTGAGGGCGAGGCCGGTCTCGGCCTTCTGCGTCTCCGCCCACTTGGCGTAGAGGGGCGCCGGGAAGGTCGCGCCGGCGCCTGAGATCGCCACGCCGCCGCTCGCGGCGGGCGTCTTGGCCTTGTCGCCGCCGCTGCAGGCGGCGAGCGCCAGGCTGGCGGTGAGCGCCACCAGAATGGTCCGGATCATCGCGGTCTCCCTGATCTGGGCTACCCGTTACGGGGCCTAGATGACAGTTCCGTGACAGTTCGGCGGCGCCTCGGCAAGAGGTCGCCCCCGCAACGGCCGGGGCCGCGCGGGGGCAGGTCTCAACTTAGCGGTAGACCGGCTTGCCGTCCGGACCGACGACCTTGCTCCACGACTTGCGGATCAGGTCCTTCACGGCCGCGGGCAGCGGCACGTAGTCGAGGGAGACGGCCGCGGCGTCGCCGTTCTTGTAGGCCCAGTCGAAGAAGGCCAGCACTTCACGGCCGTCAGTCGGCTTGTCCTGCTTGGTGTGCACCAGGATGAAGGTGGCGCCGGTGATCGGCCAGGCGTTGGCGCCCGGCTGGTCGAGCAGCAGCAGGTAGAAGCCCGGAGCCGCGCTCCACTTGGCGCCCGCGGCGGCGGCGGCGAAGTTCTCCGCCGTCGGCGACACGAACTTGCCGCCCTTGTTCTGCATCAGGGCGTAGGTGAGGTTGTTCTGCTTGGCGTAGGCGTATTCGACGTAGCCGATCGCGCCGGGCGTCTGCTTCACGAAGGCGGCGACGCCGTCGTTGCCCTTGCCGCCGAGGCCGGTGGGCCAGGCGACAGAGTCGTTGGCGCCCACTTCGCTCGCCCAGTGGGCGGCCTTCATCGACAGGTAGGTGGTGAACAGGAAGGTGGTGCCCGAGCCGTCCGAGCGGTGGACCACGGTGATCGGCAGGTTCGGCAGGGCGACGCCGGCGTTGGTCTTCACCAGCAGCGGGTCGTTCCACTTCTTGATGACGCCGCGATAGATGTCCGCCAGCTGCGCGCCGGTGAGCTTGACCTGGCCGGGACGCAGGCCGGGCAGGTTCATCACCGGCACCACGCCGCCGACCACGGTCGGGAACATGGCCAGGCCGCCGGCGGCCAGGTCGTCCGGCTTCAGCGGCTTGTCGGTGGCGCCGAAATCGACGGTGCCCGCGGTGATCTGCTTGATGCCGCCGCCCGAGCCGATCGCCTGGTAGTTCAGGCTGTTGCCGGTCTGGGCCTTATAGGTCTCCGCCCACTTGGCGTAGACGGGCGCGGGGAACGTCGCGCCGGCGCCCGAGATGGTCGCCGCCTGCGCCATGGTGGCCGCGCCTACGATCAGGGCGGCGCCAAGGGCTGCCCCCAGTTTCTTCAACATGGTTCTCTCCTGAAAAAGAGCGCCCCATCCACGTCGCTCTTGGCCCGGGTCCTTAGCCGGCTTGGTTGTCAGTTTGGTGACAGCGCCGCTTCCAGCCTCGGCCGCCTCCTGCGCCGGCGGGCCGTTGAACGAGACGCTGTCACGTGTCTGTCACAGGAGTGTCGGCCAACCGTCATGGACCCCGGCTAAACCCCCGGCGGGCGATGGGGGGCATCGAGTTGAGACTTTTCCCCGCCCGGCTGATTCAACAAGACGGGAAAAGATCATGAGCCTTCCGAACAAGGGGCTGGCGCGTCGCGTCGCCCACGGGGCGTTCGTCGCGGCGCTGATGTCCGGCGCGGCCACGGCGGCGCTCGCCGCCCCGACCCACAAGACCCACGCTCACAAGGCCCACGCCGCGGTCGACGCGCGCGACGCCAAGCTCGAGGCGCTGCAGCAGCAGATCAACGAGATGCGCGCCCAGATGGCGCAGATGCAGCAGCCGCGCACCGACACCCAGGCCGAGGCCCATGTCGCGGCGCTGCAGCAGCAGCTCGACACCGTCAACCAGCAGCTGGCCGACGTGAAGGCCGCGCAGACCGCCGACGCCTCCGACATCATCACCCTGAAGACGCCGAGCGGCGCGACGACCATCCCGAGCCTGCCGAACGGTAAGCCCTCGTTCGCCACCGCCGACGGCCGCTTCACCGCCAACGTCCGCGCCATCGTCATGCTCGACACCGCCAAGTACCTCCAGAAGGGCAACCTGCCCTCGGCGGTGACCAACCGCGACCTCAATGACGGCACCAACTTCCGCCGCGCCCGCTTCGGCATCGACGGCAAGCTGTTCAAGGACTTCGACTACGCCTTGATCTACGAGTTCGGCGGCTCCGGCGCCGAGGACGCCGGCCACATCCAGGAGGCCTGGGCCCAGTACACCGCGTTCAAGCCCTGGCGGATCAAGATCGGCGCCTTCGAGCCGAACATCGGCCTGGCGGCGGCGGTCTCCACCAGCCAGATGCCGATGATGGAACGCCCGGGTCCGGCCGAGGTGGCCCGCAACGTCGCCGCCGGCGACACGCGCAGCGCGCTGCAGGTCACCGGCAACGGCCTGTGGGGTGAAGGCGACGCCGGCATCGCCACCCGCTGGTTCGCGTCCGCCGCCATCACCGGCAACACCGTGGGCGTGATCAATTCCACGGGCAGCGCCACGGCCCAGCCCAACGACGAGCAGACCGGCGTCATCGGCCGCCTCGCGATCGCGCCGTTCAGCAGCACCAATTGGCAGGCGCACCTGGGGGTCAACGCCCAGCTGGCGACGCAGCCGAACGACGCCGGCTCGGCCGCCAACCCGCGCTATCCGATCCAGCTGCGCGACCGTCCCGAGCTGCGGGTCGACGGCACGCGCCTGGTGGACACCGGCGCCATCGACGCCAAGACCGCCTCGGTCTACGGCGCCGAGGCCGGCCTCTCGGTGCAGAACTTCCTGATCGAGAGCGAGTACTTCAAGTACAAGATCGATCGCCGGCTCACCGGCACGACGCCGCTGCGCAACCCGGACTTCTCCGGCTGGTACGTCCAGGGCGTCTGGGTGCTGACCGGCGAGAACCGGCCCTACAACCCCGCCGAGGGCCGCTTCGACGCGCCGAAGCAGAACTACAACTTCAACCCGGCGGCCGGCGCCTGGGGCGCGTTCGAGCTCGCCGCGCGCTACTCGGACCTGGACCTGAACTACAACGCCGGCTCCGCCGGAACCGCGGCGGCCCCCGACGCGATCCGCGGCGGCGAGCAGAAGATCTCCTCGGTCGGGCTGAACTGGTACCTGAACCCCGACATCCGCTTCATGTTCGACTACCTGCACGTGGACGTGAACCGCTTCAACGCCGCGGGCGTGCAGGTCGGCCAGAGCTACAACGCGCTGGCGCTGCGCAGCCAGCTCACCTTCTAGCGACCGATCTTTTCCCGATCCGGCAGCCGCCGCGGACCTCCGCGGCGGCTGTTTTATGGGAGGACGGCGGGCCGAGGCGGCCTACAGCAGCCGCGAGCGCATGGCCTGGGACAACAGGTCGATCAGCGACACCGCCACCACGATGACGATGGCGATCGCCGCCACCTGGCCGTAGGCGAAGGCGTTCAGCGACTCGAACAGCACCTGGCCGATGCCGCCGGCCCCGATCAGGCCCAGCACGGTGGCCGAGCGGGAGTTCGATTCGAACCGGTAGAGGGCGTAGGAGGTCCACAGCGGCGCCACCTGCGGGATGACCCCCCAGACCACTTCCTGCAGCTTGTTGGCGCCGGTGGCGCGGACCCCTTCGACCGGGCCCTTGTCGATGGACTCCACGGCCTCGGAGAACAGCTTGGCGAGCACGCCGCCGGTGTTCAGCGCCAGCGCCATGACGCCGGCGAAGGGGCCGAGGCCGACGGCGACGATGAACAGGGTGCCGATCACCAGGTCGGGGATCGAGCGCAGCAGGTTCATCAACAGCCGCATCGGCTGCTGCAGCCAGGCCGGCGAGACGTTGCGCGCGCAGGCGAGGCCGAACGGCACCGCCAGGATCACCGCCAGCCCCGTGCCCCACAGCGCGATCTGCACCGTCAGCCACATCTGGGCGATGTAGAGCCGCACCTGGCTGAAGTCCGGGTGCAGGAACTCCTTGCCGAACTGGCGCATGTTCCCGGAGTTGGTGAACAGCTTGGGCAGGTGGCTCATGTCCACCGGGCCGAAGCTGATCAGCAGCAGGACGACCACCCCGCCCCAGACCAGCAGGTCGGGCGCGCGCTGCATCAGGCTGCGCGTCGGAGGGGCCGGAATCCCCGGCGAGGCGGGATCGGCGCGGCTCATCAGACGTCCGGATCGACGGCGCGCTTCTGGGCGGCGCTGGCGCGGATCTTCTCGAACGCCGCCTCGGCCGCGGCGATCTTGGCCTTGTCGCCGCCGCGGCGGGCGTCGGCCAGGGCCTCGGCGGCCTCCATCTCGCGGATCGGGTCGAGGTAGGTGTCGTCCGCCGGCCGGAAGCCGCCATAGGCCAGGCCCTTGAGCACCTGGCGCTGCTTGTCGGCCTGCGGGCCCGTGCCGGTTCCATAGGTCAGGAAGAACTGGCGGATCTTCTCCTTCACCGCCGGATCCAGGTCCTTGCGCGTCAGGATCGAGGATTCCGGCAGCGGCGGCGAGGTCCAGATCACCTCGATCTTGCCGGCCAGTTCCGGGTTCTCGCGGCGGGCGAACAACAGGCCCACGGTGTTGTTGGTGGCCACGTCCAGCACGCCGTTGGCCACCGAGAAGAAGTTCGCCTGGTGGCTGGCGGAACGGACCGCCTTGAAGCACTTGGCCGGCTCGATGTTCTTGGGCGTGAACAGATAGGCCATGGGCGCCAGGGTGCCCGAGGTCGACTGGGTGTCGCCGAGGCCGAAGGAGTAGCGCTTACCGCACTTCAGCACGTCGTCGAGGGTGATGCCGCTGCCCTTCCTGACGATCAGCACGGACTTGTAGGTGGCGTCGCCGCCGGCGTCGATCACCCGGCCCAGCACCTCGGCGTCGGCGCGGTTCACCGCCTCCAGCGCCGGCGCGGCGGAGAACCAGCCCACCTGCACCTGGTTGAAGCGCATGGCCTCCACCAGCGAGGTGTAGTTGGTGGCGAAGTAGGGCTTCACCTTGACGCCGATCTGCGCCGACATGTCGTCCAGCAGCGGCTGCCAGAGCGGGCCCATGGACGCCTGGTTCTCGGCCGAGAGGATCGAGAACGTCAGCTCCTTCGGCGCGGCCTTCTGGGCCGGCTTCTCGCCGCATCCCGAAAGCGCCAGTCCCGCGACCGACAGGGCGGCGGCCAGGCCGAGGCCGGCCAGCATGCGGCGGCGGATCATTTCGGGGCTCCTTCCCAGAACACGTCTTCGAATTCCGGACCATAGATGTCGATGAGCTGTTCGCGGCGCAGGCCGGTGGCCGGGCCGTCGTAGACCATCTTGCCGGCCTTCAGCGCGATCACCCGGTCGCAGTAGCGCAGGGCGTAGTCGACCTGGTGCAGGGTGACGACCACGGTCAGCCCGTCCTGCTGGTTGAGGTCGCGCAGGATCTCCATGACGCGGCGTGCGGACACCGGATCGAGCGAGGCCACCGGCTCGTCGGCGAGGATGACCTTGGCCTTCTGCACCAGGGCGCGGGCGATGGCGCCGCGCTGCTGCTGGCCGCCCGACAGGGTGTTGGCGCGCTGGGCGGCGTAGTCGGCCACGCCCACCCGCGCCAGGGCCGCCATGGCGGACTGCCTGGTCTCCTCCGGCCACAGGCCGAGGAAGCCGCGGGTCGGGTTGATCCGGCCGAGCGAGCCCAGCACGACGTTGGAGAACAGCGTCAGCCGGCCGACGAGGTTGAACTGCTGGAAGATCATGCCGATGCGGGTGCGGACCTCGCGCACCCTGCCGCTGATCCGGCCGTTCTCCTGCACCGGGGCGCCGAACGCCTCGATGCGGCCCTCGCCCGCGTCGATGGTCTGCAGGGCGCTGATCGAGCGCAGCAGGGTCGACTTGCCGGAGCCCGACGGCCCGATCAGCGCGATCATCTCGCCGCGCGCCACCTGGAGCGAGACGGAGTCCAGCGCCCGGCGCGAACCAAAGCTCTTGGAGACGTTCCGTATCGACAGAACGGCGGCGTCGGACATCGTTGGCGAGGCTTCCCCGATCGAACACGCGCAAGCGGACGAAGCCCTTGGATCGCCTGACCTTGCGATGGCTTCATGACACGGCCGCCCGGCTGTGGTCCAGCAGACTGACGCGCGCGCGCCGCCGCGGGGCGGGCGAATGAAGCCTCCGACTATACCTTGGAGCGGCTGGTCGTGGTCCCCACCATAAGCGCCTGTACGGAATCACTTCTTTACATCGGGGTCAGATGACCCTATCTCGCGCTTTCCGGCGGACCCGATGTCCTCAAAAGCGCTGCTAACGCCGGATTGGGTTCAACAATCCGTTGGGGGCTGCGTGAGGTGCAAACGTACCATACGCCCCTGGACCTGGTCCGTGAGCGGTCACCGGAGCGTCCCGTCGCATTTGCGCGACCGGATGCGGTGGCGGTAGCGGCACGCTGGTTCCAGGATAATTTCAAGGGCGACGTCTTCTACGCCGTGAAAGCGAACCCTTCGCCATGGGTCATCGAGACCCTGGCGAAGAACGGCGTCGCCTCGTTCGATGTGGCCTCGGTCCCTGAGATCGAGCTGGTCGCGCAGTACGCGCCGGGCTCCCGCATGGCCTTCATGCACCCGGTGAAGAGCCGTGCGGCCATCGCCAAGGCCTACTTCGACCATGGCGTGACCACCTTCGCGCTCGACACCCACGAGGAGCTGCAGAAGATCCTCGAGGCCACCGGCGGCGCCAAGGACCTCACCCTTATGGTCCGGCTGAGCGTCTCGGCGGAGGGCGCCTCCTATTCCCTGTCCGGCAAGTTCGGGGTCGAGGCGCACGAGGCTGCGGCCCTGCTGCTCGCCACCCGCCGCGCCACCCAGGGCAAGATGGGCGTCTCCTTCCACGTGGGCAGCCAGTGCATGCGCCCCACCGCCTTCCAGGCCGCCATGGCCCAGGCCAGCCGCGCCATCGTGCGGGCCGGCGTCATGGTCGACGTGGTGGACGTGGGCGGCGGCTTCCCGTCGGTCTACCCGGGCATGGTGCCGCCGGACATGGCGGACTACCTCGACTCCATCGATCGCGGCTTCGCCGACATGATGGTCCACGAGGACACCGAGCTGTGGTGCGAGCCGGGCCGGGCGCTGGTGGCGGAAGCCTCCTCGATCCTCACCAAGGTCGAGCTGAAGAAGGGCGACGCGCTCTATCTGAACGACGGCAGCTACGGCAGCCTGTTCGATGCGGCGCACGTCAAATGGCCCTTTCCGGTCAAGCTGATGCGCAAGGACGGCGACCAGGCGGTCGACGTCGAAGGCCCCCTGCGGCCCTTTCGCTTCTATGGCCCGACCTGCGATTCCATCGACCACATGCCGGGTCCGTTCTGGCTGCCGGAGGACGTCCGCGAGGGCGACTACATCGAGATCGGCATGCTGGGCGCCTACGGCGTGGCCATGAACACCCGCTTCAACGGCTTCGGCGACGCCGAAACGGTCGCCGTCGAAGACGCGCCGATGGCCTCCATGTTCGGCTTGGCCGGCCGCACCATCCGCCTGCCGCGCGAGCAGCAGCAGGAGGATGAGCGCAAGGTCGTGCGCCTCTCCCGTCCCAAGGGTCGGGCCGGCAAGAGCCGTCGGCGGCGGTAACAACCGACACACCTGACGTGTTAAAGGCGCGGCCGGTCGCTCCGTCCCGGTCGCGCCTATCCTATGGACGGGCGATCACCCTCAGAAGGGAACTTCCGAAGATGAACGCTGACGTTCAGAAATCGAACCGCAAGGCCGAACTGCTGGCCAACACCGTCGAGCACGTGGCGATCGACCAGTACGACGCCCGCCCGGTCATCGACGCCATGCGCAAGATGAGCTTCACCAGCCGCGACACCGCCCGCGCCGCCGACATCTGGTCGATGTCGCTGGAGGACCCGACCTGCTCGACCTGGCTGACGCTGGCCGGCTCGACCAGCGCCGGCGGCTGCATGCACATCTACCGCGACATGGTGAAGTACGGGATGAT encodes:
- the phoU gene encoding phosphate signaling complex protein PhoU, whose product is MEHTVRAFDQELAAIKAEVTRLGGLAEAEVSDALTALIKRDPQLAAEVVERDRKLDDLELEIEERATQLMALRQPVAIDLRRTLAALKMASNLERCGDLAKNIAKRALILGEAEPMAPLMRPIERMGRLVLRRLHDSLDAHSRDDLVLASEVWSRDREVDEHYESLFRELLTYMMGDPRTITACAHLLFVAKNLERIGDHATNIAEIVHYEITGEQLTSRPKLENLPGA
- the pstC gene encoding phosphate ABC transporter permease subunit PstC, which codes for MTAVVSSPSATRRAQPRGATIAKVFEGLCFAAATALLAALGGLLVALLIGGWPALRRFGFGFFTTSAWNPVTDVYGAAGPVVGTLVTSALALALALPVAGGVAFFLTELCPAPLRRPIGTAVELLAGIPSIVYGMWGLFVFAPMFSKFVQLPLMMAAKPGSLLEKLTVGVPNGSGILSASIILAIMILPFMAATLRELLLTVPAAVRESAYGLGATTAEVVMSVTLPYVRGGAIGAVMLGLGRALGETMAVTFIIGNAHGFPKSLFDSGSTIASTIANEFTEATSPVHTSALIALGLVLFVITFTVLALARLLLRRQESRL
- a CDS encoding OprO/OprP family phosphate-selective porin; its protein translation is MSLPNKGLARRVAHGAFVAALMSGAATAALAAPTHKTHAHKAHAAVDARDAKLEALQQQINEMRAQMAQMQQPRTDTQAEAHVAALQQQLDTVNQQLADVKAAQTADASDIITLKTPSGATTIPSLPNGKPSFATADGRFTANVRAIVMLDTAKYLQKGNLPSAVTNRDLNDGTNFRRARFGIDGKLFKDFDYALIYEFGGSGAEDAGHIQEAWAQYTAFKPWRIKIGAFEPNIGLAAAVSTSQMPMMERPGPAEVARNVAAGDTRSALQVTGNGLWGEGDAGIATRWFASAAITGNTVGVINSTGSATAQPNDEQTGVIGRLAIAPFSSTNWQAHLGVNAQLATQPNDAGSAANPRYPIQLRDRPELRVDGTRLVDTGAIDAKTASVYGAEAGLSVQNFLIESEYFKYKIDRRLTGTTPLRNPDFSGWYVQGVWVLTGENRPYNPAEGRFDAPKQNYNFNPAAGAWGAFELAARYSDLDLNYNAGSAGTAAAPDAIRGGEQKISSVGLNWYLNPDIRFMFDYLHVDVNRFNAAGVQVGQSYNALALRSQLTF
- the pstA gene encoding phosphate ABC transporter permease PstA encodes the protein MSVAPIRREPGRLVRRRLTNAVFSAFCVLVTVVALAALAAILWSLLKQGLGGLNLDVFIRSTPAPGSRGGLANAIAGSIMMCVLAMAIALVIGVLAGTWLAEYAKGSRYGSLVRFINDVLLSAPSILVGLFVYEVLVAPFKGFSGLAGSVALALLAAPVITRTTEDVLALQAATLREAGVALGAPLSLVIRQVLWRSAGSGILTGALLAFARISGETAPLLFTALNNQFFSLNLTQPTANLPVVIFNYALSAYDDWRRLAWAGALLIAATVLGVTVLSRAIAKEPRRS
- the phnE gene encoding phosphonate ABC transporter, permease protein PhnE, with protein sequence MSRADPASPGIPAPPTRSLMQRAPDLLVWGGVVVLLLISFGPVDMSHLPKLFTNSGNMRQFGKEFLHPDFSQVRLYIAQMWLTVQIALWGTGLAVILAVPFGLACARNVSPAWLQQPMRLLMNLLRSIPDLVIGTLFIVAVGLGPFAGVMALALNTGGVLAKLFSEAVESIDKGPVEGVRATGANKLQEVVWGVIPQVAPLWTSYALYRFESNSRSATVLGLIGAGGIGQVLFESLNAFAYGQVAAIAIVIVVAVSLIDLLSQAMRSRLL
- the pstS gene encoding phosphate ABC transporter substrate-binding protein PstS; this translates as MIRTILVALTASLALAACSGGDKAKTPAASGGVAISGAGATFPAPLYAKWAETQKAETGLALNYQAIGSGGGIKQIKAGTVAFGATDKPLKADELTQAGLVQFPTVMGGVVPVANLPGVAKGQLKLTGPLLADIYLGKVAKWSDPAVAAVNPGVKLPNLAITVVHRSDGSGTSFLFTSYLTQVAPQWTVGASDSVAWPTGLGGKGNDGVAAFVKQTPGAIGYVEYAYAKQNDMTYALMQNAAGAFVIPAADSFAAAAAGADWSKAPGFYLLLLNQPGQNAWPITGATFILLHAKQADPAKGQSVLKFFDWAYAKGDATAQSLDYVPLPADLKARVRQSWSAVTGPDGKPVYVAP
- the pstB gene encoding phosphate ABC transporter ATP-binding protein PstB, which codes for MNTLTADGFETSIATLPGSEVKLETRDLDFHYGDSRVLKSVSIPFARNKVTALIGPSGCGKSTLLRTLNRMYELYPGQKATGEILMDGENILKPRVNLAQLRSRIGMVFQKPTPFPMSVYDNVAFGVRLYESLSKPEMDARVEESLRRSALWDEVKDNLKGPGLGLSGGQQQRLCVARAVAVRPEVLLLDEPTSALDPISSARLEETLSQLKTDHTIVVVTHNLGQAARVSDYTGFMYLGELVEFGPTSSLFTRPVTARTSDYITGRFG
- the pstS gene encoding phosphate ABC transporter substrate-binding protein PstS, whose product is MLKKLGAALGAALIVGAATMAQAATISGAGATFPAPVYAKWAETYKAQTGNSLNYQAIGSGGGIKQITAGTVDFGATDKPLKPDDLAAGGLAMFPTVVGGVVPVMNLPGLRPGQVKLTGAQLADIYRGVIKKWNDPLLVKTNAGVALPNLPITVVHRSDGSGTTFLFTTYLSMKAAHWASEVGANDSVAWPTGLGGKGNDGVAAFVKQTPGAIGYVEYAYAKQNNLTYALMQNKGGKFVSPTAENFAAAAAGAKWSAAPGFYLLLLDQPGANAWPITGATFILVHTKQDKPTDGREVLAFFDWAYKNGDAAAVSLDYVPLPAAVKDLIRKSWSKVVGPDGKPVYR